In a genomic window of Leptidea sinapis chromosome 14, ilLepSina1.1, whole genome shotgun sequence:
- the LOC126968089 gene encoding uncharacterized protein LOC126968089 → MTVADPESLRDEGGYYLRIFQSSLNLIAHLLVGVVVGCTLLFVVTQGLPLALTQRHIVLCVIGYHLLMAEAILSLSNDNGWSSSMKLKDKRRAHTVMQVVGSLLALFGSFEKMYDKSTNFNTMHGIFGLIAVVFTSVSLVNGLASWYAYEWRKCCPGNVSKITHICFGSFAFIAASICLCYGFDKTWFRMWASEPFTYTLITFTALLTFIIIINPMINFYKKTSRFITK, encoded by the exons ATGACTGTTGCGGACCCAGAGAGCTTAAGAGATGAGGGAGGATACTACCTCAGGATCTTTCAGTCATCATTAAATCTAATAGCTCATCTGCTAGTTGGAGTTGTAGTGGGTTGTACTCTGCTGTTCGTTGTGACTCAAGGTCTACCATTGGCTCTTACACAGCGCCACATAGTGCTATGTGTCATTGGT TATCACCTATTGATGGCTGAAGCTATTCTAAGTCTGTCTAACGACAATGGTTGGTCTTCTTCAATGAAACTCAAGGATAAGCGACGGGCGCATACAGTGATGCAAGTTGTAGGGTCCCTTCTAGCTCTATTTGGCAGCTTTGAGAAAATGTACGACAAAAGCACAAACTTTAACACAATGCACGGAATATTTG GTCTTATAGCAGTAGTGTTTACATCTGTCAGCCTTGTTAATGGATTAGCCTCGTGGTACGCTTACGAGTGGAGAAAGTGTTGTCCTGGCAACGTGTCTAAGATAACCCACATCTGTTTTGGATCCTTCGCTTTCATCGCTGCTTCGATCTGCCTCTGCTACGGCTTTGACAAGACCTGGTTCAGAATGTGGGCATCAGAACCCTTCACTTACACCCTCATTACATTCACTGCCCTTTTAacattcattataattatcaaCCCAATGATCAACTTCTATAAGAAAACTTCTCGatttattacaaagtaa
- the LOC126968103 gene encoding uncharacterized protein LOC126968103, protein MALSRGCNLECVDDYQAGDEVIEFVGPVKIILVDPPKDAYRRRVLGAAWITLAHMFMGASVMTMLYYSLSYRTASIPNALHVFMFTVAFQLFMPSAILCHNKLNGAATHMTIADRTFHHTFLQLCSLGCLVVGFIAVLLTDYFAITVHSVLGMIACVLAVINIIPGFIVNGMLKLWVDEDRMEYTVFQVTQVHKVIGVLCFVASSGCFITGLLTDTFVLWVPIRDMSTISIIFCCYYTFVVIYKPLRHLQIL, encoded by the exons ATGGCCTTAAGTCGTGGTTGTAATCTTGAATGTGTAGACGACTACCAAGCAGGCGATGAAGTTATTGAGTTCGTGGGgccagttaaaattatattagtgGATCCACCTAAGGACGCGTATCGGAGGAGGGTTTTAGGTGCAGCATGGATCACTCTCGCACACATGTTCATGGGAGCTTCTGTGATGACTATGTTGTATTACAGCCTCAGCTATAGGACTGCATCGATTCCTAATGCGTTACATGTTTTTATGTTTACAGTTGCG TTTCAACTTTTTATGCCGTCAGCAATTCTGTGTCATAACAAACTAAATGGTGCCGCGACTCATATGACAATTGCAGACCGAACATTTCACCACACCTTCCTTCAGTTGTGTTCCTTAGGATGTCTGGTTGTTGGGTTCATCGCTGTATTACTGACGGACTACTTTGCTATCACCGTTCATAGCGTTCTGg gTATGATAGCATGTGTCTTAGcggttataaatattataccagGATTTATTGTGAATGGAATGCTGAAATTATGGGTTGACGAGGATAGAATGGAATATACGGTGTTTCAAGTTACACAAGTGCATAAAGTTATAGGTGTTTTATGTTTTGTGGCATCATCAGGCTGTTTCATCACCGGGTTATTGACCGACACGTTTGTCTTGTGGGTTCCAATTAGAGATATGTCaacaatttcaataattttttgttgttattatacttttgttgtGATATACAAACCTTTACGACACTTACAAATACTTTGA
- the LOC126967831 gene encoding uncharacterized protein LOC126967831, with amino-acid sequence MSEEEYEEVSSRTKKTKSVLSTPLRLIIIEPRGRYCRAVWCAIGLGVVQLTLGATNMAVLIYTLKTKDMHAILCMVAYHFFAAQAILSLNYANGWSTPMRLRHRRLAHVLLQMCGMAAAITGTVLITISKGFSTSPHGITGVVTAVLALISLILGPLALFGGRYLKIIHASFGIPTFIMSSICLCLGLFTSRFQDWASSTAVYILTVFVIFYTCFIMIASFIKCTMRMLSVIGVLSCAASSLSERHLFPKR; translated from the exons ATGTCTGAAGAGGAATATGAAGAAGTAAGCAGCAGAACGAAAAAAACGAAGTCAGTTTTGAGTACACCATTGAGATTGATAATTATTGAGCCGAGGGGCAGGTACTGCAGGGCGGTGTGGTGTGCCATTGGGTTAGGAGTTGTTCAGCTGACCCTGGGAGCCACAAACATGGCAGTTTTAATATACACTTTGAAAACGAAAGATATGCATGCAATTTTATGCATGGTTGCG taccATTTCTTCGCAGCACAAGCTATATTGAGTTTAAACTACGCCAACGGTTGGTCTACACCAATGCGGTTACGTCACAGGCGCCTAGCTCACGTCCTGCTGCAGATGTGTGGAATGGCCGCTGCGATAACGGGAACAGTGCTGATCACAATTTCAAAAGGCTTCTCCACAAGTCCTCATGGTATAACAG gCGTGGTGACCGCTGTACTTGCACTCATATCGTTAATTTTAGGACCCTTAGCCTTATTTGGAGGACGGTATTTGAAAATCATTCATGCGTCATTTGGAATTCCTACTTTTATTATGTCTTCAATATGTCTGTGTCTTGGCCTGTTTACATCTAGATTTCAAGATTGGGCGTCATCAACTgcagtttatattttaacagtttttgtaattttttatacttGCTTTATAATGATAGCATCGTTTATAAAGTGTACTATGAGAAt GCTCTCTGTGATCGGGGTAC tttcttgcgccgcttcttctctctcagagcgccatttgtttccgaagcggtag